The sequence AGATCGTGGGAAGCCGCCATCCTTCCGAAAGACTCTCGCAGTGGTCCTGCGCCTCTTCCCACCCGGTCTCCTCCCCGCTCGGCTCGACCTCCCACGTGAGGTCCGTATTCTCGTCCGTCCACGTTCCATCGTCCGTGTCGTCGTCCGTCACTTCGCCCCAACGAACGCACCACGTATTCCGGTCGTAAGATTCGGCCATCGGATGGATGCCGGCATCGTTGAATTCCACCTGCCAGAAGCTTCGGATCTCCGAGTCATCCTCCACCTCGGTGGAAGACCAGACTTCGCCAAACGGAAACCAACTGTACAGGTCGCAGTAACCGCCCTCGCTGCCGGGGCCTTCGTTGGGAAACATTTTGCAGGCCTCGCAGTCGTCCATCGTCCAGCAGTCGCTCTCGGCGCAGTCATCCGTCACGCCGCACGAGCCCCCGGTTTCCGCGGCGGGGCAACCGCGGATGATCGATCGAAGCTCCGAGATCGTGGGAAGCCGCCAGTCGTCGTACCCATCGAATTCGAGATCGGCGCAAAACGCCTCGGCCTGGTCGTGCTTCTTCTTGAAGATCGGTGTGTCGCGGTAGAGCATCAGTTCGTATCCGGAATCGTCGTCGTCCGTGCTGTCGTCGTCATCGTCGTCGTCGCCTGTGTCGTCGTCGTCATCGACTGGGACTCCGGAGTCGTCATCGTCGTCGCCCCCGAAGGACGCGCGATCGTCGTCGTCGTCGCCGCAGCCCGCGACGATCGCCGTGAGAATCGAAACCAGCGCCAGCATCGCAACCAAGGTGCGGGAAAGCATTCCGAATTCCTTCGTGAAGAGTTCGTCGGATTACTGAGAAAAATCCGGGATCTACGGCCAGAAATTGCCGTGAAAACCATTACAATATTTCAGGCCCCCGTCAAGTCGGTGCGTGACCTGGCAGACGTCGAAAATGACCAGGGCGAGGAACTGCACTTCGACCGCTTTCCGCCGATGGGCGAACGTTTGGGAGGTTGGCGTCTGAACGATCGTTCAACGCGGCCCTTCCCTTGCGCGGCGCGATTGCGTACAAACAATCGTTTCGCAATTCGCGCCGAAGGGCTTCGCCATGAATCGCAAAAGTGTTCGCCGGGTCGTGTGGGGAGTGTGCGCGCTCGTCCTGATCGCATCGCCGGGTTTCGCGCTCGACCTCGTGTCGCAGGACCCGCGTTTCGAGACCTTCGTGATTGGAGTCGAGGAGCCCGTCACGCTCGTCTTCGACGCATCGCTTGCGCCCGCATCCGTGACCACGGACAGCGTGTTTCTGACGCGCGTCGATGACGCCAGCGTCGTCGCGACGAGCGTCGCCGTGGGGACGACGAACATCGCGGACGACACAGTGGTGCTGACGCCGGACGACGACCTGCGTTTCGGAGTGCGTTACCGGCTCACGGTGACCGGCGACGTGGAGGACACGGGCGCGAACGCGTTTTCGGGCGGTTACCCGTTCGGGCGCGAGTTCGTGCCCAACGTGCCGCGCGACCTGGATGTTCCGATCTGCGCACCCAACGATTTCAACTGCCTGATCTCGCTCACCGCGCCGTTTGTCGGATTCGATCCCACGGACCCCGAGGGCACGAACCCGAACAAGATCTACACGATCCCCGGCGTATCGGCGACCGAGGCGTGGAAGTGGGCCACGGGCCGGCCGGACGTGGTGATCGCGGTCATCGACGACGGCATGTCCACCTACGGCGACCCCGATCTGCGCGACCGGTTCTGGATCAACACGGGCGAAACCCCCGAGCCGCGCATCGGCGACGCGCCGTGCGGTGTGTACGACTGCAACGACGACGGCCGCGTGTCGGCGTCCGACTGGGCGCTGGACAACCGCGTGCTCGCCGAGTCGGGTGCGGACCCGGTGGATGTGTCGCACCTGCTCGCTGCGTTTTCGGACGGCGTGGACGACGACGGCAACGGTTTCACCGACGACATCTCGGGCTGGGACTTTTTCCGCGACGTCAACGAGGTGCTGGGCGTGGACGAATTCCCCGAGGGCACGCACGGCGATGGCGCGGACAACATCGTCGGCACGCCCGAAAACGGCAGCGGTTCGCTGATCGGCTTCTGCCCGAACTGCACCTTCCTGCCGCTGCGCACTTCGGACGCGGTGATGGTGGATTACAACCTGGTGGGGGCGGCGGCGGATTACGCGCTCGCGACCGGCGTGGTGAAGGTCATCAGCATCGCCATGGGCGCGATGAACTACAATGCGGCCGCGCATCAGGCGATCATCGACGCGGCCGACGCGGGCATCCTGACCGTCGCGCCCGGCGGCGACCTTCTGGGCTTCCAGAATATGTGGCCCGGCGCGGGCGAGGATGTGCTGAACGTTAAAGCACTATTCCCATTTGCGCCGATCGAAATTCTCGGGCCGATCTCGGTGGAGCTCGCCGCGTTCACCGAATCGTACTGCACCAATTACGGCGCGCACACGCACATCTCGATGCCCGCCGGTCACATCTGCACGTCGGAAGCGACGGCGAACGTGTCGGGCAGCGCGGCGCTCATCATTTCGCGGGCGCGCGACATCGGCATCGAGCTGTCGGCGAACGAGGTGAAGCAGATCATCATCATGAGCGCCGACGACATCTACGAGCGGTGCATTTCGCTGGTCGAGGGCCCGTCGGGCGGCGGGGTGTGCCGTCACGGGTGGGACGAGCACTTCGGGTATGGGCGCCTGAACCTCAAGAAGGCGTTCGACATGCTCGGCTACCCGGAAGAGAGCACGCCGCCGATGATCCCGCCGGTCGCGCGCATCCGCAAGCCGATCTGGTGGACGGTGCAGGACCCCGAGACGCAGCCCGCGGTGACGGTCGAGGCGCAGATGAGCGCCCGGACTGCCGAGTACCGCTGGGAGATCCAGGGCGCGGCGGGGCATCAGCCCTACAACCGCGATTTCGTGGTGCTCGCGTCGGGCACAGAGACCGACGAGGTAGACGGCCCGATCGCCACGGTGGACGTGTCGTCGCTGATGAAAAAGGCCGAGTGGTCGCGCCCGCCCGAGGATGAAAACGACAAGACGATTACGATCCGCCTGCAGGTGTTTTACGACAAAGCGGGTAAAACGGTGATGGGCGAGGACCGCAAGTCGATCCAGCTCCACGCCGACCGCGATCCCGAGACCGGCATCATGGACAATTTCCCGATCGCGCTCGGCGCGTCGGTCGAGTCGAGCCCGCGCGTGGTGGATCTCGACGGCGATCCCGACGGTCGCATGGAGATCGTCTTCGCGACGTCGATGGGAACGGTCGAGGCGTTCAAGGTCGACGGCAACACCGGTGAATGGGCCGAAGCGCCGGGCTTCCCCGTGGACATTTCGGGCGACGGTTCATTCTTCGCCGACGGCATTCTCGGCGCGGTGGCGATCGGCGATCTGCTGGGGGACGGCCTGCCCAAGATCGTCGCGGCCACGCTGGGTGGGCGCGTCTACGCCATTCACCACGACGGCAACCTGAACCCCGACGGACCGATCGTCGAAGGCTTCCCCGTCGAGGTTGATCCCAACGAAAACGCCGACAGCTTCGATTTCGGTCACGGCAACGCGATCGTCGCGTCGCCCGCCCTCGCGGACCTGGACCTCGACGGCGCGCTCGAGATCGTGATCGGTAGCTACGACCAGAAGGCGTATGCATGGAGCCCGTTCGACGGCGACACCGACGGCGAGGCGGACCGGCTACCCGGCTGGCCCGTGCTGCTCTCGTCGCTGCCCGGCGTCGTGCCCGCGAACAAGGTGTGCGGCGACGCGCTGCCCGCGCAGGTGCTGGGCAG comes from Deltaproteobacteria bacterium and encodes:
- a CDS encoding DUF1566 domain-containing protein, with amino-acid sequence MLSRTLVAMLALVSILTAIVAGCGDDDDDRASFGGDDDDDSGVPVDDDDDTGDDDDDDDSTDDDDSGYELMLYRDTPIFKKKHDQAEAFCADLEFDGYDDWRLPTISELRSIIRGCPAAETGGSCGVTDDCAESDCWTMDDCEACKMFPNEGPGSEGGYCDLYSWFPFGEVWSSTEVEDDSEIRSFWQVEFNDAGIHPMAESYDRNTWCVRWGEVTDDDTDDGTWTDENTDLTWEVEPSGEETGWEEAQDHCESLSEGWRLPTISELRSLITICEATMTGGSCLITDECTDSESCNPPECWQGCDGYGGQALGCYWPADLRGSCEQFWSATETTPVTTQAWTIHFRDATILRDSKEVLNPIRVRCVRDAK
- a CDS encoding Ig-like domain-containing protein, whose amino-acid sequence is MNRKSVRRVVWGVCALVLIASPGFALDLVSQDPRFETFVIGVEEPVTLVFDASLAPASVTTDSVFLTRVDDASVVATSVAVGTTNIADDTVVLTPDDDLRFGVRYRLTVTGDVEDTGANAFSGGYPFGREFVPNVPRDLDVPICAPNDFNCLISLTAPFVGFDPTDPEGTNPNKIYTIPGVSATEAWKWATGRPDVVIAVIDDGMSTYGDPDLRDRFWINTGETPEPRIGDAPCGVYDCNDDGRVSASDWALDNRVLAESGADPVDVSHLLAAFSDGVDDDGNGFTDDISGWDFFRDVNEVLGVDEFPEGTHGDGADNIVGTPENGSGSLIGFCPNCTFLPLRTSDAVMVDYNLVGAAADYALATGVVKVISIAMGAMNYNAAAHQAIIDAADAGILTVAPGGDLLGFQNMWPGAGEDVLNVKALFPFAPIEILGPISVELAAFTESYCTNYGAHTHISMPAGHICTSEATANVSGSAALIISRARDIGIELSANEVKQIIIMSADDIYERCISLVEGPSGGGVCRHGWDEHFGYGRLNLKKAFDMLGYPEESTPPMIPPVARIRKPIWWTVQDPETQPAVTVEAQMSARTAEYRWEIQGAAGHQPYNRDFVVLASGTETDEVDGPIATVDVSSLMKKAEWSRPPEDENDKTITIRLQVFYDKAGKTVMGEDRKSIQLHADRDPETGIMDNFPIALGASVESSPRVVDLDGDPDGRMEIVFATSMGTVEAFKVDGNTGEWAEAPGFPVDISGDGSFFADGILGAVAIGDLLGDGLPKIVAATLGGRVYAIHHDGNLNPDGPIVEGFPVEVDPNENADSFDFGHGNAIVASPALADLDLDGALEIVIGSYDQKAYAWSPFDGDTDGEADRLPGWPVLLSSLPGVVPANKVCGDALPAQVLGSPAVAILDPDNANADIAEHPAVVIPTSEVCSEFDLLPTSRMYAVYWNGTENADGPFLPGWPAELYMPLGDAIPIPPLTTGANNSPAIWIDDEGIANISAGGFLWFPAMVKYDGVHANANTFIATDRLNVTTASNGTFARFGLDEKMHFFLPTVGLLNIIDKFLKLESWNIVGFDLESADVAVQVFRERWEDVQIFVNPIVADISGDNLPEVIAGSGGYNLRAYDINREQPEGWPKPIHNWAIASVAVGDLDRDDHLEVVLPTHEGNLFAWNTRGRECKNDRANSDWWTFRHDERNTGAYHTDTRAPRMVTDLVVEDLGGGEFRLTFAAPGDDGGCGKVEGYDVRYSTSADANLNERTTFLNASAATMSSGDPAMGGQKQTLVVSAPDAQAFSIRAFDDAGQASWPSGVAYPQSGGDDDLDGDPDTADDDDDDASAPSGDDDDDDGCGC